One part of the uncultured Bacteroides sp. genome encodes these proteins:
- the guaB gene encoding IMP dehydrogenase has protein sequence MSFIADKIVMDGLTYDDVLLIPSYSEVLPRNVDLSTKFSRNIELKIPFVTAAMDTVTEAKMAIAIAREGGIGVIHKNMSIKAQAKQVAIVKRAENGMIYDPVTIKQGSTVRDALSLMAEYKIGGIPVVDDNKMLVGIVTNRDLRFEREMDKRIDEVMTKENLITTNQSTDLEAAAQILQKHKIEKLPVVDKDGKLVGLVTYKDITKAKDKPMACKDSKGRLRVAAGVGVTADTFVRMQALVEAGADAIVIDTAHGHSKGVIDVLKEAKKRFTSIDIVVGNIATAEAALALVEAGADGVKVGIGPGSICTTRVVAGVGVPQLSAVYDVAKALKNTGIPLIADGGLRYSGDVVKALAAGGCSVMIGSLVAGVEESPGETIIFNGRKFKSYRGMGSLEAMENGSKDRYFQSGETDVKKLVPEGIAARVPYKGTLFEVIYQLCGGLRSGMGYCGAENIDTLHNAKFTRVTSAGVLESHPHDVTITSEAPNYSRPE, from the coding sequence ATGTCATTTATTGCAGATAAAATTGTCATGGATGGATTAACGTACGACGATGTACTTTTAATCCCTTCATATTCTGAGGTATTACCCCGTAACGTCGATCTCTCGACAAAGTTCTCACGAAACATTGAATTAAAAATTCCTTTTGTAACTGCAGCAATGGATACTGTAACCGAAGCAAAAATGGCTATTGCTATTGCTCGTGAAGGAGGTATCGGTGTTATTCACAAAAACATGTCAATTAAGGCTCAGGCTAAGCAAGTTGCCATCGTGAAACGTGCTGAGAATGGAATGATTTATGATCCTGTAACTATAAAGCAAGGCTCAACTGTACGTGATGCTTTGTCTTTAATGGCTGAATATAAAATCGGTGGTATTCCGGTTGTTGACGACAACAAAATGTTAGTAGGTATTGTTACGAACCGTGATTTGCGCTTTGAACGTGAAATGGATAAGCGCATTGACGAGGTTATGACAAAAGAAAACTTAATCACTACCAATCAATCAACCGACCTGGAAGCTGCTGCTCAGATTCTTCAGAAACATAAAATCGAAAAATTACCAGTTGTAGACAAAGACGGTAAATTAGTAGGTCTGGTTACATATAAAGATATTACTAAGGCTAAAGATAAGCCAATGGCATGCAAGGATTCAAAAGGAAGACTTCGTGTAGCTGCTGGTGTAGGCGTAACAGCTGATACATTTGTTCGCATGCAGGCATTGGTTGAAGCCGGAGCTGACGCTATTGTTATTGATACAGCTCATGGTCACTCAAAGGGGGTAATTGATGTTTTGAAAGAAGCTAAAAAACGCTTTACCAGTATTGATATTGTTGTTGGTAATATTGCTACCGCCGAAGCTGCTTTGGCACTTGTTGAAGCAGGAGCCGACGGTGTAAAAGTAGGTATTGGCCCAGGTTCAATTTGTACAACCCGTGTTGTTGCCGGTGTTGGCGTTCCTCAGCTATCTGCTGTTTATGATGTAGCAAAAGCATTAAAGAATACAGGAATTCCTTTGATTGCCGATGGTGGTTTAAGATATTCCGGAGATGTTGTAAAAGCATTAGCTGCAGGAGGTTGTTCTGTAATGATCGGTTCATTAGTAGCTGGTGTTGAAGAAAGCCCGGGTGAAACAATTATCTTTAACGGTAGAAAATTCAAATCATATCGTGGTATGGGTTCTCTTGAAGCAATGGAAAATGGTTCAAAAGACCGTTATTTCCAGTCTGGAGAAACAGATGTGAAGAAACTAGTTCCAGAAGGTATTGCTGCTCGTGTACCATATAAAGGAACACTTTTCGAAGTAATTTATCAGCTATGCGGCGGACTTCGTTCGGGTATGGGATATTGTGGAGCTGAAAATATTGATACACTTCACAATGCTAAGTTTACTCGTGTAACAAGTGCAGGTGTACTGGAAAGTCATCCACATGATGTTACAATTACAAGTGAGGCGCCAAATTATAGCCGTCCTGAGTAA